The genomic window CTGTAATACCTAAAAATTCACTTGTCGGACCTGCTAGATTTTGCTTGTTTAATAATTTATTTGAATACTTATAAAACCGTGTGGTAGAGGATTGGAATTTATTACTAAAAATCTTTTCACCGTTAAAACCTTTAATAACTTTAAGACCTGAAAGTGTTTCATCAACAATAGACAGGAAATAGCCTTGTTCTTTTTGAACTTTATTAGAATTTCGTTTTAACGACTTCCCTATGAGTGAAATCAGAAATCCAGAGATTGGGATAAATATCAATACAAAAATTGAAAGTTTTGGACTGATTATAAACATGGATACAAGCGTGAACAGAATTGTGAGTGGCTCTCTTACGATCAGCTCTAGAATAGATAAAAACGAGTGTTGAATTTCTAAAACATCTGTAGAGATTCTAGACATGGTGTCTCCTTTTCGTTTTTCGGAATAAAAGGCTAATGGAAGACTGGTTACTTTGTCATACAATTCGTTTCTCATATCTTTTAAAACACCATTTCTTAAGAAGGTAATAAAAAACATTGCTAAGTAGCTAAAGAAGTTTTTTAATAAAAATGAACTTATCACAAATCCCACCATAAAAATAAGGACATCATCATTTCCTTCAGATTTTTTTAGGGTGATAAAATAGTTAAGATAGTCTTCTCCATAAGAGGTTAGATGTCTAAATCCTTCCCATTTGGGTTTAATGAAAAGTGCTTCGGAATCTCCAAATAACACTTTAAGCATTGGAAATAAAGAAATCATCGATAAGGTCCCGAAAAATGCATAAAAGATGTTGCAAATAACATTCAGTAACGCATAAAATTTATAAGGAATCGCATAGCGAAGAATCGGTTTTAAATAATTCATCAGATCAATTTCATGTCTTTAATTATAGCATCAATTTTAGCATCCAGTGCATTTTCTGTTTGTGAAAACGCTTCTGAGCTGGATAAGCGAGTATTGACGCTAATATAAAACTTTATTTTAGGTTCTGTACCACTTGGGCGTAGCGCTACTTTACTGCCATCTTCTGTAGTGTAAATTAACACATCGGCTTTGGGTATTGAAATGGGTTCCGTACTGTTTAAAGCTAAGTTTTTACAGATAGAGAGTTTAAAGTCTTCTACAGTCACCACTTTTGAACCGTTGATAGAAGTTACCGGATTGTTTCGAGCAGATTCCATGATGTTGTTTATTTCTTGGCTGCCTTCAATTCCTTTTTTGGTGATAGAAATTAAGCGTTCTTTATAAAAGCCATGCTCTACATAAGTATTGATCAATTGATTAAAAAACGAACTGTCATTTGCTTTGGTATGGGCTGCAATTTCACAAGCCAGTAGGGTAGAAGTAACTGCATCTTTATCGCGGACAAAATCGCCCACCATAAAACCGAAGCTTTCTTCGCCACCACCAATGAAATCCATTTCAGGAAAATCTTTTATCATTTTGGCAATCCACTTAAATCCTGTAAGTCCAATTTTGCACTCAACGCCGTAAGCTTCCACAAGTTTAGGGAGCATTGGAGAAGACACAATAGTAGATCCTACAAATTGATTTCCGTTAATAGCTCCGTTATTTTTCCATAAATCTAACAAAAACTTGGTCATCATAACCATGGTTTGATTCCCGTTGAGCATCACCATTTTATTGTCAAAATTACGCACTGCAATTCCGAGACGGTCACAATCAGGATCAGTTCCAATTACGATATCAGCATTGACTTCTTCCGCCAATTCTAAGGCCATTTTCAGAGCTTCTGGTTCTTCAGGGTTTGGCGACTTCACTGTTGGGAAATCTCCGTCTGGTACGGATTGTGATTCAACAAGATGTACATTCGTATAACCTGCTCGTTTCAAGGTTTCTGGAACGGCTGTAATGGAAGTTCCGTGTAAGGCCGTAAAAACGACGGATACATTTTCTCTTGATGCTGGAGTATTCACTTCTAAGCTACCGTTTTTAACGGCTGCATTTATAAAAACGTCATCCACATCTTTTCCGATTAAATGAATCAACTCTTCTTTTGCAGAAAAATTAATATCTGTGTATTTTAAAGAATTGATAAGGTTGATGATTTCGCCATCAAACGGAGGTACCAGTTGCCCGCCATCTTCCCAATACACTTTATAACCATTGTATTCTGGAGGATTGTGAGAAGCCGTTAAAACGATTCCACATTG from Formosa sp. Hel1_33_131 includes these protein-coding regions:
- a CDS encoding phospho-sugar mutase, giving the protein MSKTDLQVQENLATWLSPFFDDATKKTIQQLQTSNPEELNDSFYKNLEFGTGGMRGVMGVGTNRINKYTLGKNTQGLSDYLHQTYPNQPIKVVIAFDCRHNSQSFAKIVADVFSANNIEVFLFEDLRATPELSFALKYLGCQCGIVLTASHNPPEYNGYKVYWEDGGQLVPPFDGEIINLINSLKYTDINFSAKEELIHLIGKDVDDVFINAAVKNGSLEVNTPASRENVSVVFTALHGTSITAVPETLKRAGYTNVHLVESQSVPDGDFPTVKSPNPEEPEALKMALELAEEVNADIVIGTDPDCDRLGIAVRNFDNKMVMLNGNQTMVMMTKFLLDLWKNNGAINGNQFVGSTIVSSPMLPKLVEAYGVECKIGLTGFKWIAKMIKDFPEMDFIGGGEESFGFMVGDFVRDKDAVTSTLLACEIAAHTKANDSSFFNQLINTYVEHGFYKERLISITKKGIEGSQEINNIMESARNNPVTSINGSKVVTVEDFKLSICKNLALNSTEPISIPKADVLIYTTEDGSKVALRPSGTEPKIKFYISVNTRLSSSEAFSQTENALDAKIDAIIKDMKLI